The Sphaerochaeta globosa str. Buddy region TGCTATGATCCTTATTTCATTCCTGAAAAGATATATGTCCATAAGGAGTATAATCTCATCACCTTCTATTCGCCGAACACATTGGCTTATCTGGCCTCGACAGCAGGTCTCTCCTTGCTCTTATGTAATGGGATTCGCTTAGCTTGGATTGGAAGAAAGCTTGTCCTTGCAGGCAAATGGTAGTACCGTAGTATTTGGTCTAGTGCCTTGTTGGAGGCCTGCTAGGTAGTTCATGGAAAGTAAGCAAAAGCCAGTACGGGATGAACTTTTCTCCACACGAATAGTGCTTTTCATGATAAGTCAGAACCTCTCCCTGTTTGGATCTTCAGTAGTGGGGTACGCCATCATCTGGTATATAACCATTGAGACCTCCAGTGGTATCTGGCTTATGTACGCCACTCTGGCCAACATGGTTCCGCACCTGATCATCTCGCTTTATAGCGGTGTGTGGGCTGACCGCCACCGCAAGAAATATCTCATCATGCTCAGCGATGGCTTCATCGCCTTTGTCACCCTTATCCTGTTTATCCTGTTTCGCCTGGGCTTCCAGCATCTCTGGCTGCTGTTGCTTGTCACTGTCATACGCTCCCTTGGCACCGGTGTCCAGGGTCCTGCGGTAAGTGCCATCCTGCCCCAGCTGGTCCCTCCTACGCACCTGACACGCATCCAAGGCATAAACCAGAGCATCTCCTCAGTCCTGTTCATGCTCGCCCCTGCTGTGGGTGGCATGGTGCTGGGCTTCATGGACATCTCCTGGACATTTCTTCTTGATGTGGTGACCGCTGTCATAGCCCTATCCATATTTGTCTTCATCAAGGTTGATTCCATTAAGCGGGCGAAGAAAGACATTCCAGTAGTGCATGCGATGTTTGAAGGGGTACGCTACACCTTTGGCCATCCAGTCCTGCGCAATCTCATCATCTACTACTCGTTTGCTTTTTTCCTGATCACTCCAGCAGCCATTCTCACCCCACTGCTGGTTGAACGCAGCTTTGGCCCAGAGGTCTGGCGCCTGACCGTCAATGAGGTATCCTGGACAGTAGGGAATCTTATCGGAGGAGTACTGGTATCATTGCGTGGCCACTTCAATGACAAGGTGAAGGCTATCGCCATCTCCCTCATCGCCCTGGGCATAGGCTTTGCCCTATTAGGGCTTGCCCCCTTCTTTTCCCTCTATCTCCTGACTATGGCTCTGGCAGGGATTTTCATGCCGATCCTCACCACAGCGGAGACTGTCATGATCCAGAAGATTACCCCCTCGAACAAGATGGGCAGGGTCTTCTCCATCGTGCAGGTCCTCTCCGGAAGCACCATCCCCTTGGGTATGCTCGTCTACGGCCCTCTGGCTGACATAGTCTCCATAGAGAGCCTACTCATCGTCTCAGGGGCTCTCATGGCCCTGGTTGGTCTGCTGTACCAGAGAACCAACAGGAAGTTAAGGGAGCAAGGTGTATGGAAGGTATAGGGGTTACCCTCGCGACGATGGTGCCCTTCCTGCTCATATCCCTTTTGGGCAGACAGGTAGAGCTATTGCTTGCGGTATCGGTCATACAGTCCTTGGGATCCGGAGTCCAAAGCCCTGCGGTTAATGCAATCTTTCCCATCTGGTGCCCAAGGAACACCTTACCAGGATTCAGGGCATCAAGCAGTGAGCCTCTTCATGCCAATCCTTGCAACAGCAGAGACTGTCCTGATTCAAGAGATTGTAGAGCCGAGCAAG contains the following coding sequences:
- a CDS encoding MFS transporter, giving the protein MESKQKPVRDELFSTRIVLFMISQNLSLFGSSVVGYAIIWYITIETSSGIWLMYATLANMVPHLIISLYSGVWADRHRKKYLIMLSDGFIAFVTLILFILFRLGFQHLWLLLLVTVIRSLGTGVQGPAVSAILPQLVPPTHLTRIQGINQSISSVLFMLAPAVGGMVLGFMDISWTFLLDVVTAVIALSIFVFIKVDSIKRAKKDIPVVHAMFEGVRYTFGHPVLRNLIIYYSFAFFLITPAAILTPLLVERSFGPEVWRLTVNEVSWTVGNLIGGVLVSLRGHFNDKVKAIAISLIALGIGFALLGLAPFFSLYLLTMALAGIFMPILTTAETVMIQKITPSNKMGRVFSIVQVLSGSTIPLGMLVYGPLADIVSIESLLIVSGALMALVGLLYQRTNRKLREQGVWKV